A window from Argopecten irradians isolate NY chromosome 3, Ai_NY, whole genome shotgun sequence encodes these proteins:
- the LOC138317503 gene encoding monocarboxylate transporter 9-like, giving the protein MAVAATMKVTKFDECSEKDIEFEPEPEPRTNSRCPDGGWGWVIVFASFMCNVIVDGICFTFGQFVQDIISYYDAGHWKATLVGSLLVGCYLLAGPIGGALANRFGCRKVTIFGAILACAGFLISMSAPSIEILVLTYGIIAGAGLGLIYLPAIVIIGYWFERKRAFATGIALCGSGIGTLIFAPLNKYLREEYHWKQCTMLVAGIVLQCVICGALFRPLERPTVKRMKRGVVQRGSIMKALILEKERQRTISNGSLDNCIITKDNRLIKIDKIDLRNKSASYINRLKEHLGYSSRSLLRSKNSLIITGVGSVNSSACSTPQRTGSFNSPATTVMMPCSETTEEPKKASPQKRRKRDYERRLERRDSGCGSLESPKARSYDALPQDDPWEKLSQEGSLNVKSLSSNTLNSQDNISPTMTNGKTNGSFYNVSDSNGNSRSQSNNHLLPPQCILGSSVMTVPPQYSASVQTIENYEDRDIPMWIQSLSTMFDLSLLKEKAFVIYAITSFLNMLGFFIPYFFLPEKVRNMPKEDSSTPDPESFVLAVIGLSNTLGRVLVGWIADRPWANSVLINNSSLVLAGVLTILCPFCNTYSLMILFSCGFGLTTAAFLSLRSIVLVDLIGLERLTSSFGLLILFQGIASILGSPVAGWLMDATNHIDSVFYMSGSLLTLAGILGYPLMRMKHRQNDIPPLQEDLEQYGDVPLKLGQKETEM; this is encoded by the exons ATGGCTGTAGCTGCCACAATGAAAGTCACGAAATTTGATGAATGCAGTGAGAAGGACATTGAGTTTGAGCCGGAGCCAGAGCCGCGCACAAACTCAAGATGCCCCGATGGAGGATGGGGCTGGGTGATAGTATTCGCATCCTTCATGTGCAATGTAATCGTTGATggtatttgttttacttttggaCAGTTTGTCCAGGACATTATAAGCTATTATGATGCGGGACATTGGAAAGCTACACTGGTGGGATCACTGCTGGTGGGCTGTTACCTGTTGGCAG GTCCAATTGGTGGCGCTCTGGCCAACAGATTTGGGTGCCGTAAGGTGACCATATTTGGAGCCATTCTGGCCTGTGCAGGATTCCTCATCAGCATGTCAGCACCGTCGATAGAGATCCTGGTGTTGACCTATGGCATTATTGCTG GTGCTGGTTTAGGGTTAATCTACTTGCCAGCCATTGTCATCATTGGGTACTGGTTTGAACGTAAACGTGCATTTGCGACTGGTATTGCACTGTGTGGATCGGGGATTGGCACTCTGATTTTCGCTCCCCTAAACAAGTACCTTCGCGAGGAGTATCATTGGAAACAGTGTACAATGCTGGTAGCAGGAATTGTCTTACAGTGTGTCATTTGTGGTGCCTTATTCCGTCCGTTAGAACGGCCCACGGTGAAACGCATGAAGCGCGGCGTTGTACAAAGAGGCTCCATAATGAAAGCACTGATTTTAGAGAAAGAACGACAGCGCACGATCAGCAATGGCTCACTTGACAATTGTATTATCACGAAAGACAACAGATTGATTAAGATAGACAAAATAGACTTACGAAATAAGAGTGCATCTTATATCAACAGACTTAAGGAACATTTAGGGTACAGCTCACGCAGTTTGCTTAGGAGCAAGAACAGTCTGATCATTACAGGAGTAGGCAGTGTAAATAGTAGTGCGTGTTCCACGCCTCAGAGAACGGGCAGTTTTAATTCTCCCGCTACCACAGTTATGATGCCATGTTCAGAAACAACAGAGGAACCCAAAAAAGCATCTCCTCAAAAAAGGCGTAAGCGGGACTACGAAAGGCGTCTGGAAAGGCGAGACAGCGGATGTGGAAGTCTGGAGTCTCCGAAAGCTCGGAGTTATGATGCATTGCCCCAGGATGATCCATGGGAAAAACTGTCGCAGGAAGGATCTTTGAATGTTAAGAGCTTAAGCTCAAACACTTTGAACAGTCAAGACAATATTAGTCCTACAATGACTAATGGCAAGACGAATGGAAGTTTTTATAATGTTTCCGATAGCAATGGAAATTCACGATCTCAATCCAACAACCATCTTCTGCCACCCCAGTGCATTCTGGGATCTTCTGTTATGACTGTGCCGCCTCAGTACAGTGCGAGCGTGCAGACAATCGAGAATTATGAAGATAGAGATATTCCCATGTGGATTCAGAGCTTGAGTACGATGTTTGATCTGTCGCTGTTGAAGGAAAAAGCTTTTGTAATATACGCAATAACAAGTTTCCTCAACATGCTTG GTTTCTTCATTCCTTATTTTTTCTTGCCCGAGAAAGTACGTAACATGCCAAAGGAGGACAGCTCTACTCCGGACCCAGAGTCGTTTGTCCTAGCCGTGATCGGTCTGTCCAACACCCTCGGCCGAGTCCTGGTCGGTTGGATTGCTGACCGTCCGTGGGCCAATTCCGTGCTGATCAACAACTCCAGTCTGGTGTTAGCTGGCGTTCTCACCATTTTGTGTCCATTCTGTAACACATACTCACTGATGATCCTGTTCTCCTGTGGATTTGGGCTGACAACAG CGGCCTTCCTGTCGTTGCGTTCCATTGTCCTGGTTGACCTGATTGGTTTGGAGAGACTGACCAGTTCCTTTGGACTTCTCATCCTGTTTCAGGGCATTGCCTCAATTCTCGGGTCACCTGTTGCTG GCTGGCTTATGGACGCTACCAACCACATCGATTCAGTGTTCTACATGTCAGGAAGTCTGCTCACATTGGCCGGAATTCTGGGGTATCCATTGATGCGGATGAAACATCGCCAAAACGATATTCCTCCACTACAAGAGGACTTAGAGCAGTACGGTGATGTACCTCTGAAGCTTGGACAGAAGGAAACAGAAATGTAA